Proteins co-encoded in one Candidatus Bealeia paramacronuclearis genomic window:
- a CDS encoding Hsp20/alpha crystallin family protein: protein MLNTINFPQGTTGTTYSSTTPLWNLAQDLCRFANLSANTLGNINGLNGFNPLGSGIYGQNTVGSPLNTLGTSPFGYGVSPLQSTVQDVASLCGLNSGLNQSAFGNPFLGNFGSSPSVLNSTLHAGVQAGIAYAFNALASQWGCAGVQNPFVQGLNSAFSGVSPTNYGTSTTSLNCIDNDHEFIVECWAPGAESKNTSVTVVGSEIRIRAHAAGVMHTHTHGTSSGFISVPLPGVVDVSAIKATVKDGIVKIVLPKTKAVTDTIRQIKVA from the coding sequence ATGCTGAATACAATCAATTTTCCGCAAGGAACAACTGGTACAACTTACAGCTCAACCACACCTTTGTGGAATCTGGCTCAAGATCTTTGCCGTTTTGCAAATCTCTCTGCCAACACTTTAGGGAACATAAACGGTTTGAATGGTTTCAATCCGTTAGGCTCAGGCATTTACGGTCAAAACACTGTGGGTTCGCCACTCAACACATTGGGAACTTCACCTTTTGGATATGGTGTAAGCCCGCTTCAATCCACTGTTCAAGATGTGGCTTCCCTCTGTGGCCTTAATTCAGGATTGAATCAAAGTGCTTTTGGAAATCCATTTTTGGGAAATTTCGGAAGCTCACCTTCCGTTTTAAATTCCACATTGCATGCCGGAGTCCAAGCGGGTATTGCCTATGCTTTTAATGCGCTCGCCTCACAATGGGGATGTGCTGGAGTTCAAAATCCTTTCGTGCAAGGCCTTAATAGTGCATTCTCTGGGGTTTCTCCCACAAATTATGGAACTTCAACGACATCTCTCAATTGCATTGATAATGATCACGAGTTCATTGTTGAATGCTGGGCGCCTGGTGCTGAGAGTAAAAACACAAGCGTGACAGTGGTGGGCTCTGAAATCAGAATCCGTGCGCATGCGGCAGGAGTCATGCATACACACACACACGGAACGAGTTCTGGATTTATTTCAGTACCTCTTCCTGGCGTTGTGGACGTTTCTGCAATTAAAGCCACTGTGAAAGATGGCATTGTCAAAATCGTATTGCCAAAGACAAAAGCTGTGACGGACACCATTCGTCAAATTAAAGTCGCTTAG
- the pheT gene encoding phenylalanine--tRNA ligase subunit beta, with amino-acid sequence MKFTLSWLKTYLKTDASLEEICTTLTNLGLVVDKVEDKSAALKPFKVVKIIEATQHPNADRLKVCRIETGEGEVQVVCGGANARTGIKAVLARPGDKIPSSGQALKLGEIRGVQSQGMLCSLEELLLAETSEGIIEAPEDAAVGAVYAEVLGLNDPFIEIEITPNRGDCLGVYGVARDLAATGIGQLTPPPSPTLSLHDQTSIQTILEDPESCPYFTTRLISDVNNSGQSPEWMLRRLQSIGAKVISPLVDVTNFMAFDQGRPLHVFDADKIKGNLRIGLSQGGESFEALDGNTYTLEDGMIIISDDSGIISLGGIMGGASTAVGSTTTNVLLESAYFDPVRIAMAGRKLGIHSDARYRLERGVDPQTALPGLDYATQMILEISGGKASQAYVAGHNPRVPKVITFEPKRTATLGGLAVDKSESQNILKALGYGIESCDGLFHATPPSWRFDVEIEADLVEDILRVKGYDHISSVPFSSDRTHFPLSASQARSFEVRSLLAGRGLTELITWSFISEPLSKLFGGGLSDLTLTNPISEEMKVMRPSILPNLLEAASKNITRGQAQGAYFEVGPQYQNATDKGQDLMASGLRYGTVSSSNWSTRANPLDLFHTKADAMAVLKSMGVNVGNIQCTRETPAWYHPGRSGVFKQGPNVLAYFGEIHPKILKKFDLKGPVVAFEIFVKAVPLPKSKTKKQKLTLSPYQMVERDFAFIISQDTPADSLRLLAQKADPALVQEVVIFDHFADPKLGEGKVSLGLRVKLQAPDRTLTDEEINVISKRLIDSIHAKTGGTLRQ; translated from the coding sequence ATGAAATTCACGCTGAGTTGGCTCAAAACTTATTTAAAAACAGATGCATCTCTCGAAGAAATTTGCACGACTCTTACGAATTTGGGCCTTGTCGTTGATAAAGTTGAGGACAAGAGTGCTGCTTTAAAACCGTTTAAAGTTGTCAAAATCATTGAGGCGACCCAACATCCCAATGCGGACCGTTTGAAGGTCTGTCGCATTGAAACGGGAGAGGGAGAGGTTCAAGTCGTTTGTGGGGGCGCCAATGCCCGAACAGGAATCAAAGCGGTTTTGGCCAGACCGGGGGACAAAATTCCCTCTTCAGGTCAAGCCTTGAAACTCGGTGAAATTCGTGGGGTTCAAAGTCAAGGAATGCTATGCTCCTTAGAAGAACTCCTTTTGGCGGAGACCAGTGAAGGCATTATCGAGGCCCCGGAAGACGCTGCTGTGGGCGCCGTTTACGCAGAAGTTTTAGGACTCAATGATCCCTTTATTGAAATTGAAATCACCCCCAATCGGGGAGATTGTTTGGGCGTTTATGGTGTTGCCAGAGATTTGGCTGCAACGGGGATTGGCCAACTCACTCCCCCTCCCTCTCCTACCCTTTCTCTTCATGATCAAACATCGATTCAAACAATTCTGGAAGATCCTGAAAGTTGCCCTTATTTTACAACGCGCCTTATTTCCGATGTAAACAACTCAGGGCAAAGCCCTGAGTGGATGTTAAGACGTCTTCAATCCATTGGCGCCAAAGTCATCTCGCCTTTGGTCGATGTCACCAATTTCATGGCCTTTGATCAAGGACGCCCTTTGCACGTGTTTGATGCGGACAAAATCAAAGGAAATTTGAGAATCGGGCTTTCTCAAGGAGGTGAATCCTTCGAAGCGCTGGACGGAAATACGTACACACTTGAAGACGGAATGATTATTATTTCTGACGACTCTGGAATTATCTCTTTGGGCGGAATTATGGGAGGCGCCTCAACAGCTGTGGGTTCGACTACAACAAATGTCCTTCTTGAGTCGGCTTATTTTGATCCTGTTCGCATTGCCATGGCGGGGCGAAAATTAGGGATTCATTCTGATGCCCGTTATCGGCTTGAACGCGGTGTCGATCCTCAAACCGCCCTCCCCGGATTGGATTATGCCACCCAAATGATTCTTGAGATTTCTGGAGGAAAAGCCTCCCAAGCATATGTTGCAGGACACAATCCAAGAGTCCCCAAAGTCATTACATTTGAACCCAAACGCACGGCCACATTAGGGGGGCTTGCGGTTGATAAATCTGAATCTCAAAACATTTTAAAAGCCTTGGGATACGGCATTGAAAGTTGCGACGGTCTCTTCCACGCCACCCCGCCCTCTTGGCGATTTGATGTGGAAATTGAGGCTGATCTTGTGGAAGACATCCTTCGCGTCAAAGGTTACGATCACATTTCAAGCGTTCCCTTTTCCTCCGATCGCACACACTTTCCGCTTTCGGCCTCCCAAGCCCGGAGCTTTGAAGTGCGCAGTTTGCTCGCAGGACGAGGACTTACTGAACTCATCACCTGGTCGTTTATTTCAGAACCACTTTCAAAACTTTTTGGAGGTGGATTATCTGATCTTACGCTTACCAATCCGATCAGTGAAGAAATGAAAGTGATGCGCCCAAGCATTCTTCCGAATTTACTCGAAGCCGCGTCTAAAAACATCACTCGCGGTCAAGCCCAAGGGGCCTATTTTGAAGTGGGGCCTCAATACCAAAACGCTACGGATAAAGGACAGGATCTCATGGCTTCAGGCCTTCGTTATGGTACGGTGTCCTCCTCCAATTGGAGCACACGGGCAAATCCACTAGATCTTTTTCATACCAAGGCCGACGCCATGGCTGTTCTTAAGTCCATGGGGGTTAATGTTGGAAACATTCAATGCACACGGGAGACACCCGCTTGGTACCATCCCGGACGCAGTGGCGTCTTCAAGCAAGGCCCCAATGTGCTTGCGTATTTTGGAGAAATCCATCCCAAAATCTTGAAGAAATTTGATCTCAAAGGTCCTGTCGTTGCTTTTGAAATTTTTGTGAAAGCTGTACCTTTGCCCAAATCAAAAACCAAAAAGCAAAAACTGACCCTTTCCCCCTATCAAATGGTCGAACGAGATTTTGCATTTATTATTTCTCAAGATACGCCCGCTGATAGTTTACGATTGCTGGCGCAAAAGGCTGATCCAGCGCTTGTTCAAGAGGTTGTGATTTTCGATCACTTTGCGGACCCAAAATTGGGCGAGGGAAAAGTCTCCTTGGGCCTTCGGGTAAAATTACAAGCCCCCGATCGGACCTTGACGGATGAGGAAATCAATGTCATTTCAAAACGACTGATTGACTCTATTCACGCCAAAACCGGGGGTACCTTACGGCAATGA
- a CDS encoding TerC family protein, producing the protein MENITTDLTTIFPWAIFFVIIAALIIFDLKGMHRHDHEVSVKESLLLTGFYITFALIFGVWIYIQQGPDPAQDYYVAYLVEKSLSVDNIFVFSLIFQSLHIPKRYQHRVLFYGILGVIFLRGIMLAFGIAIVTQFEWVLYIFGLFLMITGMQTLKSKKSKGSLDGNKFVNWISQKLRLTKKLHGNYFFVKVANETHVGQKIWHATPLFLSLLIIEFADIIFAVDSIPAVLAITQEPYVVYTSNIFAIMGLRALYFAWAAIMPRFAYLKYALGLILVFIGGKIFYAELYGKVPASLSLGVTLILLLGGIGFSVWKTNPSHKKN; encoded by the coding sequence TTGGAGAATATCACAACTGATCTAACAACCATTTTTCCGTGGGCGATTTTTTTTGTTATTATTGCCGCCTTAATTATCTTCGATCTTAAGGGAATGCATAGGCACGACCACGAAGTTAGCGTTAAGGAAAGCCTTCTTCTTACAGGATTTTATATTACTTTTGCGCTGATTTTTGGTGTTTGGATTTATATCCAACAAGGACCTGACCCTGCCCAAGATTATTATGTGGCCTACCTTGTTGAAAAATCATTATCAGTTGATAATATTTTTGTATTCTCACTTATTTTTCAATCTCTTCACATTCCCAAACGTTATCAACACCGCGTTTTATTTTATGGAATTCTGGGTGTTATTTTTCTTCGTGGAATCATGCTCGCTTTTGGAATTGCCATTGTGACCCAGTTTGAATGGGTGCTTTATATCTTTGGACTTTTCCTGATGATCACAGGAATGCAAACACTTAAGTCAAAAAAATCAAAGGGTTCTCTTGATGGCAACAAATTTGTAAATTGGATCAGCCAAAAACTGAGATTAACCAAAAAATTGCATGGGAATTATTTTTTCGTCAAAGTCGCAAATGAGACGCACGTAGGACAAAAGATCTGGCACGCCACCCCCCTCTTTTTAAGTCTTCTTATCATTGAGTTTGCCGACATTATCTTTGCAGTCGACAGCATCCCTGCCGTTTTGGCCATTACGCAGGAGCCTTACGTTGTTTATACCTCGAACATTTTTGCGATTATGGGGTTGCGTGCCCTTTATTTTGCTTGGGCGGCCATCATGCCACGATTTGCCTATTTGAAATACGCCTTAGGCCTTATCCTCGTTTTTATTGGAGGAAAAATCTTTTATGCCGAACTCTATGGCAAAGTCCCGGCAAGCCTCTCTTTGGGTGTCACGTTAATTCTTCTTTTGGGAGGAATTGGTTTTTCAGTTTGGAAAACCAATCCGTCTCACAAAAAAAATTAA
- the pheS gene encoding phenylalanine--tRNA ligase subunit alpha: protein MSVLHQLKTSFEEQVQRAQNLNDIESLRVSILGKKGTLTEEMKSLGSLSPEERKSRGGELNTLKDHILSLLEEKERHFEDKELNEKLASETIDISLPPRPEMEGKIHPISQAIDECIAIFGEMGFTLREGPDIESDFHNFSALNIPAEHPARAEQDTFYLPGQGQDPLVLRTHTSPVQIRTMLKEKPPLRIICPGRVYRSDYDATHSPMFHQIEGLVIDKSTHMGHLKGCLEEFLRRFFGDPDLQVRFRPGYFPFTEPSAEVDVLWKSGNGDSKWLEILGCGMVHPNVLKNCEIDPQEYQGFAFGMGIERIAMLKYGIDDLRLFFDSDLRWLQNYGFGNYERSLIS from the coding sequence ATGAGTGTACTCCATCAGTTAAAGACAAGTTTTGAAGAGCAAGTTCAAAGGGCCCAAAATTTAAATGATATCGAATCCTTGCGCGTTTCCATTTTGGGAAAAAAGGGCACACTCACCGAGGAAATGAAATCTTTGGGATCTTTATCTCCTGAGGAACGCAAATCTCGAGGAGGCGAGCTCAATACTCTTAAAGATCATATTCTTTCCCTCCTTGAGGAGAAGGAAAGGCATTTTGAGGACAAAGAGCTCAATGAGAAATTGGCGTCTGAGACGATCGATATTTCGCTCCCTCCACGCCCTGAAATGGAAGGGAAAATCCATCCCATTTCTCAAGCCATTGATGAGTGCATTGCTATTTTTGGTGAGATGGGATTCACGCTACGGGAAGGACCCGATATTGAATCTGATTTTCATAATTTCTCTGCACTCAATATTCCGGCCGAACACCCTGCCCGCGCAGAGCAGGATACATTTTATTTGCCCGGACAAGGCCAAGATCCTCTTGTATTAAGAACACACACCTCTCCCGTTCAAATTCGAACGATGCTCAAAGAAAAACCACCGTTGCGCATTATTTGCCCCGGTCGTGTTTACAGATCTGACTATGATGCGACTCACTCGCCAATGTTTCATCAAATTGAGGGGCTCGTCATTGATAAATCTACACACATGGGACATTTGAAAGGTTGCCTTGAGGAATTTTTGAGGCGCTTTTTTGGAGATCCCGATCTTCAAGTTCGCTTTCGCCCAGGATATTTTCCGTTTACAGAGCCTTCTGCAGAAGTTGATGTTTTATGGAAATCAGGCAATGGGGACTCCAAATGGCTTGAAATTTTAGGATGCGGTATGGTTCATCCCAATGTTTTAAAAAATTGCGAAATTGATCCACAAGAGTATCAAGGATTTGCTTTTGGCATGGGTATTGAACGCATTGCGATGCTGAAATATGGCATTGATGATTTGAGGCTCTTTTTTGATTCTGATTTGCGGTGGCTTCAAAATTATGGTTTTGGAAATTACGAAAGGAGCCTAATATCATGA
- the lepA gene encoding translation elongation factor 4 has protein sequence MTDLSHIRNFSIIAHIDHGKSTLADRLIQLCGGLSDREMEDQVLDSMDIERERGITIKAQTVRLTYKAKNGETYQLNLMDTPGHVDFAYEVSRSLAACEGSLLVVDASQGVEAQTLANVYQAIDNNHEIIPILNKVDLPAAEPERVKTQIEDVIGLDASDAVMISAKTGLGVPDVLEAIVTRLPAPKGDKTAPLKALLVDSWYDAYLGVIILVRIIDGEMKPGMRIKMMAKGAVYPVDQVGIFTPKRIKLDKLSPGEVGYFTAGIKAVSDCNVGDTITEEKRSTAEPLPGFKPSIPVVFCGLFPADAAEFEQLRESLSKLRLNDASFQFEPESSAALGFGFRCGFLGLLHLEIIQERLEREFNLDLVTTAPSVVYKIHMTNGDIIELHNPADMPDPVKIDYIEEPWIKATIMVPDEYLGPVLTLCTDRRGVQLDLTYVGNRAMAVYRLPLNEIVFDFYDRLKSISRGYASFDYHMDGYEEGQLVKLSIMVNAEPVDALAMIVHKTHAEGRGRALCAKLKELIPRQLFKIAIQAAIGGKVIARETVSALRKDVTAKCYGGDISRKRKLLDKQKAGKKRMRQVGNVEIPQSAFLAALKMTDD, from the coding sequence ATGACCGACCTTTCCCATATTCGCAACTTTTCGATCATCGCCCACATTGACCATGGAAAATCGACCCTTGCCGATCGATTAATCCAACTCTGCGGCGGGCTTTCCGATCGTGAAATGGAAGATCAAGTTCTCGATTCCATGGATATTGAGCGCGAGCGGGGCATTACCATCAAAGCTCAAACAGTACGTCTCACTTACAAGGCGAAAAATGGAGAAACGTACCAACTTAATTTGATGGATACACCTGGTCACGTCGACTTTGCCTATGAAGTAAGCCGCTCCTTAGCGGCTTGCGAAGGTTCTCTTTTGGTTGTGGATGCCAGTCAAGGTGTTGAGGCCCAAACGCTCGCCAATGTCTATCAAGCGATCGATAATAATCACGAGATCATCCCTATTTTAAATAAAGTCGATTTGCCCGCGGCCGAACCAGAACGCGTCAAAACACAAATTGAAGATGTGATCGGGTTGGATGCTAGTGATGCGGTCATGATCTCGGCCAAAACGGGACTTGGTGTACCCGATGTTCTTGAAGCCATTGTCACACGACTTCCGGCACCAAAAGGCGACAAAACTGCGCCCTTAAAAGCCCTTCTTGTCGATAGCTGGTATGACGCCTATTTGGGCGTGATTATCTTGGTGCGCATTATTGATGGGGAAATGAAACCAGGGATGCGCATTAAAATGATGGCCAAAGGCGCCGTCTATCCTGTCGATCAGGTGGGAATTTTTACGCCCAAACGCATCAAATTAGATAAATTGTCTCCTGGAGAAGTAGGTTATTTCACAGCCGGTATTAAGGCTGTGAGCGATTGCAATGTGGGCGATACGATCACAGAAGAGAAACGCTCCACAGCCGAACCTCTCCCCGGATTTAAACCCAGCATTCCTGTGGTCTTCTGCGGACTTTTTCCGGCAGACGCTGCCGAATTCGAACAACTCCGCGAAAGTCTTTCAAAGCTTCGCTTGAATGATGCCAGTTTCCAATTCGAGCCAGAAAGCTCTGCCGCGTTAGGATTTGGATTCCGCTGTGGATTTTTAGGACTTCTGCACCTTGAGATTATTCAAGAGCGTCTTGAGCGCGAATTCAATCTCGACCTTGTGACAACGGCTCCGAGCGTTGTCTATAAAATTCACATGACCAATGGCGATATTATCGAACTCCACAATCCTGCAGACATGCCCGATCCCGTGAAAATCGATTATATCGAAGAACCTTGGATTAAAGCGACCATCATGGTCCCTGATGAATATTTAGGCCCAGTTCTCACGCTTTGCACAGATCGCCGCGGTGTTCAACTTGATCTCACCTATGTGGGCAATCGCGCCATGGCCGTCTATCGCCTTCCTCTCAATGAAATTGTTTTTGATTTTTATGATCGCTTGAAATCCATCAGCCGCGGTTATGCAAGCTTTGACTATCATATGGATGGATACGAGGAAGGCCAATTGGTCAAACTCTCCATCATGGTGAATGCCGAACCCGTCGATGCTCTGGCAATGATTGTACATAAAACCCATGCCGAAGGACGCGGTCGTGCTCTTTGTGCAAAACTTAAAGAACTCATCCCACGGCAACTTTTCAAAATTGCCATTCAAGCGGCTATTGGTGGAAAAGTTATTGCGCGGGAGACAGTCTCTGCGCTGAGGAAAGACGTAACCGCCAAATGTTATGGTGGTGACATTAGTCGAAAACGCAAACTTCTTGATAAGCAAAAGGCTGGTAAAAAACGCATGCGTCAAGTTGGAAACGTGGAAATCCCACAATCTGCTTTCTTAGCGGCATTGAAGATGACGGATGATTAA
- a CDS encoding bifunctional (p)ppGpp synthetase/guanosine-3',5'-bis(diphosphate) 3'-pyrophosphohydrolase, whose protein sequence is MIRQFELVEAVRAYDPDADEDLLNRAYVYSMKAHGNQVRASGDPYFSHPLEVAGILVGLKLDVATIVTALLHDTVEDTLATIEDIEKHFGKEIAFLVNGVTKLSQLELQSDQSKQAENFRKLVVAMSSDIRVLLIKLADRLHNMRTLHYVPAEEKRKRIARETMDIYMPLAERIGMHEVKDELEDLAFVQLHPEARESIVSRLNFLREQGGNLVKPIIDELREVLQEHGLHALVMGREKTPCSIWRKMQQKNITFEQLSDIIAFRIIVETEAQCYQALGIVHGTYPVLPGRFKDYISTSKENNYQSIHTAVIGPSQNRIEIQIRTKLMDEIAEYGVAAHWEYKQGAVHDGHQYRWLRGLLDILENAEDPEDFLEHTKLEMFQDQVFCFSPKGDLITLPKGATPIDFAYAVHSGVGDHCTGAKINGRIMPLRTALENRDQVEIMTSKNQEPSPTWERFVVTGKARASIRRYIRQQKRHQFIDLGKSLIQKAFKHEHIPYSDKDLEPGIKLFDFHTLDDLYAAIGEGVKTTNELIRTLYPAHVSDKPKKEDQPKRKKKPADDALALSGLIPGMAVHFARCCHPVPGDQIVGIVTTGKGVTIHTTDCKTLARLKVSPDRWIDVTWNAKKNKEDDHIARIELVVMHQPGSIAAITGVIARHEANIINIKINNRSSDFYDFTIDLDVKDTEHLSDIIASLRMLSRVVEVERK, encoded by the coding sequence ATGATACGTCAATTTGAACTTGTTGAAGCCGTTCGCGCTTATGATCCCGATGCGGACGAAGATCTTCTTAATCGTGCTTACGTCTATTCGATGAAGGCGCATGGAAATCAAGTGCGAGCCTCAGGTGATCCTTATTTTAGTCATCCTTTAGAAGTGGCTGGCATTCTTGTGGGGCTCAAATTGGATGTCGCCACCATTGTCACAGCACTTCTTCATGATACCGTTGAAGATACTTTAGCAACCATTGAAGATATCGAAAAGCATTTTGGAAAAGAAATCGCCTTTTTGGTTAATGGCGTCACGAAGCTGTCCCAGTTAGAACTTCAGTCTGATCAAAGTAAGCAAGCCGAAAACTTCCGTAAATTGGTAGTTGCGATGTCTTCAGATATTCGCGTTCTTTTGATCAAACTTGCCGATCGTTTGCATAATATGCGAACTCTTCATTACGTGCCTGCCGAAGAAAAACGTAAACGCATTGCACGTGAAACCATGGATATTTATATGCCTTTGGCTGAGCGTATTGGTATGCATGAGGTTAAAGATGAGCTTGAAGATCTTGCCTTTGTCCAACTTCATCCCGAGGCCCGGGAATCCATCGTCTCCCGACTAAATTTTTTAAGAGAACAAGGGGGAAACCTTGTCAAACCCATTATTGATGAATTGCGGGAAGTGCTTCAAGAACATGGTCTTCATGCACTTGTGATGGGGAGGGAGAAAACGCCTTGCTCCATTTGGCGCAAGATGCAGCAAAAAAATATCACATTTGAACAACTTTCAGACATCATTGCCTTTCGAATTATCGTTGAGACCGAGGCTCAATGTTATCAGGCTCTCGGGATTGTTCACGGGACTTATCCCGTTCTCCCTGGTCGATTTAAAGACTATATCAGCACATCCAAAGAAAATAATTACCAATCCATTCATACGGCTGTTATTGGGCCGAGCCAAAATCGCATTGAAATCCAAATCCGTACCAAGTTGATGGATGAAATTGCAGAATATGGGGTTGCCGCGCATTGGGAATATAAACAAGGGGCTGTTCATGATGGGCACCAATATCGCTGGTTACGAGGGCTTTTGGATATTCTCGAAAACGCTGAAGATCCTGAAGATTTTCTTGAACACACAAAATTGGAAATGTTCCAAGATCAGGTTTTTTGTTTTTCACCAAAAGGCGATCTTATTACACTGCCCAAGGGGGCTACCCCTATTGATTTTGCGTATGCGGTGCACTCGGGTGTAGGGGATCATTGCACGGGCGCCAAAATTAATGGTCGCATTATGCCCTTGCGAACTGCCTTGGAAAACAGAGATCAGGTTGAAATCATGACCTCCAAAAATCAAGAGCCTTCGCCCACATGGGAGCGCTTTGTTGTCACAGGAAAAGCACGGGCTTCGATCAGGCGTTATATTCGCCAGCAAAAACGTCACCAGTTTATAGATCTTGGAAAATCCCTCATTCAAAAAGCGTTTAAGCATGAGCATATTCCCTATTCAGATAAGGATCTGGAGCCGGGAATCAAACTCTTTGATTTTCATACACTGGACGATCTTTATGCCGCTATTGGGGAGGGGGTTAAAACAACGAACGAGCTAATCAGGACGTTGTATCCAGCCCACGTTTCAGACAAACCCAAAAAAGAAGATCAACCAAAAAGAAAGAAGAAACCTGCCGATGATGCCTTGGCGCTTTCGGGACTCATTCCAGGCATGGCCGTTCATTTTGCAAGGTGTTGTCATCCCGTTCCTGGGGATCAAATTGTGGGGATTGTCACTACTGGAAAAGGCGTCACCATTCATACAACAGACTGTAAAACTCTGGCACGCCTTAAGGTTTCACCTGATCGCTGGATTGATGTTACGTGGAACGCCAAGAAAAACAAAGAAGACGATCATATCGCGCGGATTGAATTGGTGGTTATGCATCAACCCGGATCAATTGCGGCCATTACGGGCGTGATTGCCCGGCACGAAGCCAATATTATAAATATTAAAATTAACAATCGAAGCTCTGATTTTTATGATTTCACCATTGATCTTGATGTCAAAGATACCGAGCATTTGTCTGATATTATCGCTTCGCTCCGCATGCTCTCTCGTGTGGTTGAAGTGGAGCGGAAGTAA